The Vitis riparia cultivar Riparia Gloire de Montpellier isolate 1030 chromosome 3, EGFV_Vit.rip_1.0, whole genome shotgun sequence genome includes a region encoding these proteins:
- the LOC117911865 gene encoding coiled-coil domain-containing protein 90B, mitochondrial-like isoform X1: protein MFGSRRAFSFIGLGALFEWNGSVVHPFGCRQISQLGNARGKRAFLVDTLAMVKSLEAEGMPSKQAEAVTTALTHVLNDTLENLAQSLVSKPELQKASMFQESNLSKFKVEVQGSQEHHFSLLQRETEKLRNDIDKMRIDVRHEMDKITAGHRLDLNLERGRIRDELAEQSAETTNLTNKLDREIHA from the exons ATGTTTGGATCGAGGAGAGCGTTTTCTTTTATCGGATTGGGGGCATTGTTTGAATGGAATGGGTCGGTTGTTCATCCATTTGGTTGCAGACAGATTTCTCAGCTCGGAAATGCTCGTGGAAAGCGCGCATTTCTCGTTGATACATTGGCAATG GTTAAGAGTTTAGAAGCAGAGGGCATGCCATCAAAACAAGCTGAGGCGGTAACGACTGCTTTGACCCATGTTTTAAATGATACCTTGGAAAATTTGGCTCAATCTTTAGTCTCCAAACCAGAATTGCAGAAG GCTAGCATGTTTCAGGAATCAAATCTCTCCAAGTTTAAGGTGGAAGTGCAAGGTTCACAG GAGCATCATTTTTCTCTACTGCAACGAGAGACTGAAAAACTGCGTAATGACATAGACAAAATGCGCATTGATGTGAG GCATGAGATGGACAAGATCACTGCAGGCCACCGTCTAGATTTAAATCTCGAAAGAGG TCGTATACGTGATGAGCTAGCCGAACAGAGTGCAGAAACTACCAACCTCACCAACAAACTTGATCGT GAAATTCATGCTTAA
- the LOC117911865 gene encoding coiled-coil domain-containing protein 90B, mitochondrial-like isoform X2 has protein sequence MFGSRRAFSFIGLGALFEWNGSVVHPFGCRQISQLGNARGKRAFLVDTLAMVKSLEAEGMPSKQAEAVTTALTHVLNDTLENLAQSLVSKPELQKASMFQESNLSKFKVEVQGSQEHHFSLLQRETEKLRNDIDKMRIDVRHEMDKITAGHRLDLNLERGFQSYT, from the exons ATGTTTGGATCGAGGAGAGCGTTTTCTTTTATCGGATTGGGGGCATTGTTTGAATGGAATGGGTCGGTTGTTCATCCATTTGGTTGCAGACAGATTTCTCAGCTCGGAAATGCTCGTGGAAAGCGCGCATTTCTCGTTGATACATTGGCAATG GTTAAGAGTTTAGAAGCAGAGGGCATGCCATCAAAACAAGCTGAGGCGGTAACGACTGCTTTGACCCATGTTTTAAATGATACCTTGGAAAATTTGGCTCAATCTTTAGTCTCCAAACCAGAATTGCAGAAG GCTAGCATGTTTCAGGAATCAAATCTCTCCAAGTTTAAGGTGGAAGTGCAAGGTTCACAG GAGCATCATTTTTCTCTACTGCAACGAGAGACTGAAAAACTGCGTAATGACATAGACAAAATGCGCATTGATGTGAG GCATGAGATGGACAAGATCACTGCAGGCCACCGTCTAGATTTAAATCTCGAAAGAGG ATTTCAGTCGTATACGTGA